In Mytilus edulis chromosome 8, xbMytEdul2.2, whole genome shotgun sequence, the genomic window TCCTTCCTATGGAACACCAAGGCTAAatccaaataaaatatatatgtaacattcATAAATGTTTGCATCCCCAAACTAGTTCAAAACCAATTCCCAAAACGTGTATTTTTCGCCAAAGGTGTCAAAAAGAtcttattttgtaatattttgcttcaccgagcgcagctggatacgacagtagaggtcgaaccctgaacagtttggtaAAAAATGGTCACAATATTcgcacttgatacaggtctgaatttggattgtaattaaatatttgacacatactaggtttctgacacagaataactgtagtaaATTATTTTGGTATTGTGCAATACACAATGCTGTTGTGAATTGACCCCCCTCCTCCCcccaaccaaccaacaaaaaacaaatgttcaccccctttctttttttctttagagCAATACACGATGCTATTGAAAATTGACCCCCTCCAAAAAAACAAACCTCtcctacctttttttttatcctcCCACAATTTCTTTTTTACCCATGTCCCTCCTATTTTTTTTAACTCCCCCtctttttcaaaaaaaacaaTTCTTTCTCTCAAGATATGGTcaaaatctcaattcaaatttccaatggagtttgcaaccataattacccatttaTAAATTTAACAGCTCTGTATAGGGAGGTAATTCAAACTTAACATTTTACTTAAAAAGTAATTGTCCATAAAACAGGACACTCTTGTTTTTCACCCTTTTCCCCCTAATTCTTAACGGTTTGAGAAATAATCCCCAaagtcaatcctaaccatccctttctCGTAAGGAAACATCGTGGTATattttcagagagattcatacaccgTTCCACAAGATATTGTCTAGTAActataaaaatgtgtttatataGGACGCAGATGAAGTGTTTTCTCACTTAAATGTTTTAGGTGTGCAAATCGCagctgaaaaaattaaaaaataaatatttgtataaactttataaaTTGCTACATGGAATCATCTGTAAATCATAACAAATGTGAAATACAAACATGTACTCAAGCTATACCATACCTCAAATTTGATGGTCCTATTGCTTACAGTAGCTgacaaacagaccaaaacataaaatcTTAACATCAACCAATGAACaataaaaaatgaggtcaaggttagataaaAACTGCCAGTCGGACCTTTTTTTTACACAAAGGAATTGCCTGTACCTAGTCCGgaatataacattttgtttttcattcgtttgatgtgtttgaggcattgatttttgtcatttgataagggattttccgtttttGGATTTCTATGGTGttcgtatttttttatttttttttactttttacacctTACGATCATTCCATACAGTATAGGAAATATAGTTGACTAAGTGATTAAGGTATCCGAGACTCAGACTTATTATAATAACCATAACATTATCGTGAATAGAAATGCATAAAATGAGGTCGGGATCAGGGAACTTTTCCTTACAGAAATATAGACCTTGCAAGGATTTTATTTACCGAATATAGTTATCCATTCACTCATATCAAATGAGCATCACACATGACtggaaaaaaatcatgaaaatgaggtcaagtatAATGGACATGACAGATTAATCTGTAAAAACAGGATACAGTTGCATACAAAGTATGGGCCCTAGTGAACATCCAGGTCTTCTATTATTAGAAACataattctttatttatatcatttattttgcaGCAGTAATTTCTATAGTTGTCATTATGTCACTTTCTTTGCAAGCAAGACAAAATCGTCACTAAAAGGCGATTACTCAAAAATGAAGTCAACTGACAATTTGCGACAAGTTGGCTTATCCGTATCGTCTTgctcgttatttttttttttttttttttttgcaattaaagCTTCTATCTACTATATCTTATAAGATAAAAGGCATGAATGAAACAAATTGGTAAAATTAGTTATTTAAGGGCAAATACCAAACTAGCATTTTacccttcatttttatttttatccatgTAAGCCATACATGTTGGTTTGCAGGCAGTGTCATACCCTGAAGATGATTGTGACCATGGTAAGTTCCAATTGGCCCCAAAGTTTCATACATTTCTGGTAAAGTTACAGGATAAAATGATAAGAATATCTGACTAAAGAATAAGGTGAGTCCAAAATGAAGGAACAACGGACCATCTGAGAAGCAAATACGTAAGCGAGAGCGATAACAACTTTAGAACAATAGAAAAGGGTTGCCACAAATGGTCATATACATAAGCAAGAACAGGTATAACAAGGAATGATAAATGATAtgttgtgtgggttttttttcattagttttcCAAAATGCTCAGTCCTTATTATTTTAAGTTGTTCTAATTTTAGTCTGTAATTTGTCGAGTTGTACAAAGAATTTGTTGTCAATCTGTATTAGTTACATATGAAGCTCTATGCTAAAATACATAAAATGGCCTATAAAATGAAATATGCTCTACACAAGAGGACTTTGTAAAATCTGACATTGTACATCATTCTCATCATCTATTACAAATCAATATCATAATTAAGTCAAATCTAATATGGTTCATTGCATTTTTCTAACTACTTTAACATATGTTTCAAAGTACTTATACTAGAAACGTTTGGcctaaagaaaaataaatgataatataaatcaaataaacattacttcatattacaatatatatttgtaGGTATAAGAACAACATGCTAAAACTGatacaaacattttatttactAAAAGTTTTATCGTTAGATTACTACAAATGTAATGACATAATTTTATAATGGATAATCTTAATGAAAGTTGCTTGCCTATAGCATCCAATGGCAATAATTTCATTCATATTAAAAAGAACATTAGCATGATTAAAACCAATTATTAAGTTCAGGAGTACAAACTgcatttctggatttaccttaatcctaaataaatgacaggaaatttgAAGTGCCACTGGAAATGAGGGTTTGTTGGACAGGAACAGACTTTAACATTATAACAAGCCACGTCTAGACCCTCATAGTTGCTGCAAGGGTTCTGTAATGTTAGAAAGTGTAGCCCTCTCCCTACATATAGAAAGAACATAAAGGCATCATATTAATGCATCTATCTAAACCAGAAGAAACTGGGAACTAAACTTTATGATCAGTATCTACTTCTGTTCTGGCCAGAATAAAAAAGTCTTGGCAAAATTTGATGAGAACTATATCTAGGAGAAAGAAAAGGTAGAACAAGATGAAGAAAATTAGAATACTACTAAAATGAGGCTCACTTTTTCAAAAGGGGACTCAACAAGATAAAAGAACTTAAGAAATGCAAATAATATGATTTCAAAATTGTTGAATGTGGTGATCTTGATGAAAGCAACTTCAAAAGTGATAAAAATCCTGTCTTGTGATACACATGCAtcaaaaaagtaaatatattgtattaaatatatttaatctaCTCTTCTTCATTAATAGTTTATCAcagaaaaaacaaataagaatCATGTTGTGCTGATAGGTGTGTTTTTCTCCATAATAAAAATACAACTAACaagttttatcaataaatataaattaataacaaGACCCACCACATCCAGTAACAGCCCTAGATTGATTGAATGGTTAACATTGATCAACTTTTATATCTGTgcacaattaaaaatttctttgaattttttgaacTGATAAAACATAGATCACAAAACTATCTGAGACTATTCTTTCTGAACTGTTTTCTTAAATATTAATGAAAGTCTACAAATTTATAAGAATACCATGGGCAAATGTTACCTCCTGTGACTAAAACATATAGACATGAgacattgtttataaaataaatccTTATTAACTCTGTTACAATCAATACAGATCAGAAATGATATAATTgggaaaacatgtaaattaatattttgttctaTGACTACTATTTTGATGAATGAGGCTTAAAATTTAAGGGCATCAATTCCATGATTTATGGTCTGAAAATGTGCTAGTGAAGTTGATTTTGCAAATgatttttaatataattgatttaATGGTGATTTTCATCCTTTAAGAAATGAAAGTAAAGTATAGTATTTGAAGATGTGCAGGCATCCACTTATAAACTCAATGCATGATAATTTAATTGTCAATCGATACCTGTTATATAAAAATTGCTGCATGCAAAAATTTAGGGAAATggaaacatttaacaaaatttaccaTTTGATGTATTACAGAATACAGATAtctctatatatatagatatcaCATGGCACTAATGCATTTGATTCCtttgttttatatgataaaagTCCATACCAAGTAAGAAAGGAAAATATGTcttacaaaatactaaaaaaaaatgtgcagtaTGCATACCAAAGTACAATGAATCACTTAGTAAATGATTATCTAGTTCAGCACTCTATAACAAATCAAACTGCGTCTCAACAACTCGTCCGGTGTGTAAGTCTCTAGCTCGGACTAAAAGTTCAGTGTCACCAAATACCATCGTCTCTTCTATCTCTAATGTTTGTCCAGCTCTGATTTCTGGCAGAGGAATGATTAGGTTACCTAGTCTCTGACAGCTTGGATCTGTAACATATCGTGGGTTAGGGTCTGTTGATACGTAGATTGTGCACTCTAGGGTTCTTTCATCGGGTTTCAAAGCTTGGAATACCTGGGACTCTTCATGTCCAGTCTCCACTTGCTGACCGACCTGGACATATTTAAAGAATACATCCTTGCATCGATTAACACCACCAAGATTGACTTTCTTTGATTCTGGGTGCATTTGAGGATCCCATTCCGGCCAGCTCTGGATACCATAAGTACGACGCAGTACTCTAGCACTGATAGCCTTTGGTTGGTGACCATATAAAACTGCTCCTTTAAGTACAGCAAGACCTGCTTCTTCAGGAATAATTATCTTTTTATGTTTTCCAAATTTTTCTTTCATTCTATGCTGTATAAGCTCACATTCAGAAAATCCTCCCACCATAATAAGATTTTCTAGATCTGATAACTTGTCATCACGAAACATTCTTTCTAGATGTTTTATTAAGGCTTCAGTTGTAGATTTGAATAAATCTCTAAATGTATCTGGGGAAATATGTAACTTTTGCTTGCTGTAGGAAACTGCCTGACCATACGGTGATTGCTCAAGAGCTGTCTCCATTTTACCCCTATGGCTTTTAACTAAATCAATTAAGGCAACAGGCAATGTAACGACTACTTTGTTAGTTTGATCTACACGAATTGACCTTTTTTTGGTTTCAAATTCTCTAAATAAATCAATAAAGTCTTCCAGTTCAGTTTTTCTTAATTCTTCCATAACTTTGGGTCCACAAATTCGTTTAAGAAAGCTATGGAAAGCTTCATCTATAGATTTTCCACCCCAGGGACCACCACTGGCAGGAACAACTTCCTTAAGTGAACCATCTCCATATCTTTGATGTACTGTAATATCGGCAGTGCCACCTGCAAATCAATGATATGACGTTATTAATAAATAACTGAAGATGATATGTACCAATAAAATTGTTGAAATGAACATCATCTACaattatgtttaaaattatttttccttttaaaatgtaaatcaaTAATGCAACAACTTGCATTCATGTATGATAAACAACTTGAATCACTTAGAACAAggctaaaaagtaaaacaacCATGCTTGGTGAGTAGGAAGCAAGGTGTCTGACAGATCTGAAAAGGCCTCAAATGTTACAATTTATCAATGTCAAGCTCATGACCAAATACAGAGTTATTCTGGTTCAGTAGTTCTTGAGAAAAGTGTGACAAAAAGTATTTGTTGGTCAAACAGATGGACAATACGACAGACTGACAAGGTAACTGTTATATAATCTTATTTCTAGAACATGTACTGTAGGTCCTTCAAGCCATTTTTCTAAAAAGTTAGAATTTGAGTGTTTCCCCCAAGCATGTTTTGATGGATAGATGCCATGCCCTCTTTTCACTTCTTTGGGTGACGCCTTTGTCTAGAAAGTATTCTAAATAGAAgccttttcaaaaattaaattatcagcATTTCTGTTAAAATTGTTTCCTGATTGTGTAATACTCTAATTATCTGACAATGGGATAAAGTTTAAATCCTTGCCCTTAGCTGTTTTATCACATCTGTTAATGCTTGTTTACTTTTAATTAGTGGGGCTGGACATTAAGCAACGATCAATCAATCTAATTACGGGATTTAAGATaattactgtaaattaagaaattattttgatgtttttattattgcgaaaaatgtgacagggttataatccaaataatttaaacttgcattttgaaatattttatatgaattaaacaggatttttttttatgttgcaaaTATTAAAATCGCATTAGTGTCTAAAATCATAAGATCGCAATAAAAAATGCAcgcaacaatttctgaatttacagtaagcaAATACTAGATATTTAATACAGAATGAAAATGACCACATCTTATTCATTTGTTTATGTACAGCATGTACACCTGAACAACTTTATTTTAAAGGTAAACATTGTTTTGactaaattgataaaaaaaattgttttgtttcataaCCCTGagtatgaaattaaaagaaattccTATTTTGAACATAAAGTTGTCAGACCACAAAtcaaaaatccctatctgttcaaccaaattttcacagctttctaaatattttacctaagTTTAACTttatagaaaccaggtatatcctgatttgtacatgtatcagctttttTCATGCAAATTTGCAACATACTTTTAAAATCTTATAAGAAAGAAGAGGTCTCCCAAATACAGGTAAGGATGACTATAAAGTCACTAATTTCATTACCTCCCCTatcaaatgtcaaacttatttacCTCCAAGGTCAACTACCATGTACTTCATTCCTGCTTTAATTGTCTGTGcaaaagcatttttttctttAGCATCCTGTCTATCAGTCTTAAGGTGCTGGCAGTATATAGAAGCTGCTTCTGGCTCTAAAGCAATACTCAACTGGCCGCTTTTTATACCAGCCtgtcaatatataaacaaacaaaaatataaaagttatgttcatcatatttttttttttcatttgttgttttGGACATTAATATTGTTGCTAGtgttttcttttcaattgttttcctttttttcacatcTTAAGTAGATAAGGAATCTGTGTTTAGCTCATTGTAGATAGCAGGTAGGTGATCTATAATAGTTCCTAACATCTATATTATTTGGTCTCTAGCGGATATCATGTCTGCTTACTGTAAACTAACTTTTGTggtcgattttttttttagcaagaataaaataaggtaaaatatatattgttgcaaatatgtaaaacttgtgGCTTTCCTTATTTATCTACATCAAGCAAATTCGAAAATCGAAAAATTAAATTGCTGTGAAATGGTTATTAAGGGCTAAATTCAAAATAAAGTATCTGCCAAAATAAGTTGTTTTAGAGTAATGCAGTATTCATATAACTTGGTAATAAAAAGAGTGAAATGTCTCACCTTTTTTCCTTATCATGTTGAAGGTTTAACTACAAGTATTACACAAActtaatatttttaatgttttatgaaaatgcagTCACCATGCAACAGATGAACCTATCTGAATACAAGATATGAAGCATGCAGGTATTTTACCTGATGAAATATTAAGCTAAAGACAAAAGTTTAGGCAGTTGCAACAACCACCCCAGGATTATAATCCCATTGTCTTGCATTCACCGACACAGGCAATACTTAAAGAAATCTCTTTTTTGTTGACCTTGTATTGCTGAACATTTTTCAGTTTACAGTTTCTTTCATTATTCTGAAGTTAAAAGTACTAATAAAATAACTGTATGAAGACCTGTCAAAGgttatgtacattttttgtactctAACTTTCATGTActtaaaatgtacataaatagtatagtaaactcatcatagataccaggattaaattttgtatgtacccaagacgcgtgtttcgtctaaaaaagactcatcagtgactctcgaatccaaagaagttaaaaaggccaaataaagtatgaagttgattttttttctaaattttgtccATTTTCACTCAGTTTAGCGAAAACACACTCTGTATTATTTTTACGAAGTggttaggccaaataaaaatatatgtgtggttccagtaaccctaccgtccctactttttcggcttaaaaatagcctaccctaaagattttattgtcatttttcattaagcactgttaaatttcagaatgttgctcccatagactcaatgtaataaaaaaacataaaataaaaaaaaatcccaacctacctaccctaacttttttttagatgtaactggaaccacacatacttttttatttggccttacaaCATTTGTAAATTTAGATTACATTGATAATTTCTTGATTTTccgaattaaaatgttttaaacttcCAATTGAAAAGTTTCGAAGCCATTCCAAGTCAGTATTTCttataaattaactttaattAGGATTTTTAGCTTTGCATTATATAGTTCAAGGAAAATGATCTGGACCTCCTCATTATTCTGATGTTCGTTGAAAAGTAGTAGAAATGTTTCTAAACTTCCTGTCGACAAACTGCGAAAAGTCCTGGCAATAACAGAATGCAGAATTGCTTTAAACATAAACCTGTTAACCCCATTTCATCTTGCTTAGGCATTACAATTACACCATGAGTTTGGCTCtaaaatttttattgaaaatcccAGCTCTTATGGTTTTTGTGCATCCTATTGTGAAGTACGTAGATATCGGACTTGTTTAGCAAATTTGTTAAAAAACAGA contains:
- the LOC139484679 gene encoding heat shock 70 kDa protein 12A-like — protein: MAGAGNKLFCAAIDFGTTYSGYAFSSKDDYTKEPTKINTNVWTGSKLMSLKAPTAVLLDSSQEFVAFGYEAENMYSELVSEGEHEDYYYFHRFKMLLHERRITRDIKIKDELDKEMEALTVFHYAIQYLKDHLFKSVSDKIKGIQENDLHYVLTVPAIWEDSAKQFMREAATKAGIKSGQLSIALEPEAASIYCQHLKTDRQDAKEKNAFAQTIKAGMKYMVVDLGGGTADITVHQRYGDGSLKEVVPASGGPWGGKSIDEAFHSFLKRICGPKVMEELRKTELEDFIDLFREFETKKRSIRVDQTNKVVVTLPVALIDLVKSHRGKMETALEQSPYGQAVSYSKQKLHISPDTFRDLFKSTTEALIKHLERMFRDDKLSDLENLIMVGGFSECELIQHRMKEKFGKHKKIIIPEEAGLAVLKGAVLYGHQPKAISARVLRRTYGIQSWPEWDPQMHPESKKVNLGGVNRCKDVFFKYVQVGQQVETGHEESQVFQALKPDERTLECTIYVSTDPNPRYVTDPSCQRLGNLIIPLPEIRAGQTLEIEETMVFGDTELLVRARDLHTGRVVETQFDLL